Proteins encoded within one genomic window of Methanothrix harundinacea 6Ac:
- a CDS encoding DUF126 domain-containing protein → MEFLCHKISGGSASAPALASREAISFLGTVDPETGEVVDPGHQLFGKAIGGKVLIFPGGKGSTVGSYVIYQLKKRGVAPAAMINLRSEPIVAVGAIISGIPLVDGLPADILRLEEGTLVTVDADRGRVIVRDGL, encoded by the coding sequence ATGGAGTTTCTTTGCCACAAAATATCCGGCGGATCGGCCTCGGCCCCCGCCCTGGCCTCGAGGGAGGCGATATCCTTCCTCGGCACCGTAGACCCGGAGACGGGAGAAGTCGTCGACCCCGGCCATCAGCTCTTCGGGAAGGCCATCGGCGGCAAGGTCCTGATCTTCCCGGGAGGCAAGGGGTCTACCGTCGGGTCCTACGTCATCTACCAGCTGAAGAAGAGGGGCGTCGCCCCGGCGGCGATGATCAACCTGAGGTCTGAGCCGATCGTCGCCGTCGGCGCCATCATCAGCGGGATACCCCTCGTCGACGGCCTCCCCGCCGATATCCTCCGGCTGGAGGAGGGGACCCTCGTGACCGTAGACGCCGATCGAGGGAGGGTGATCGTCAGGGATGGGCTGTGA
- a CDS encoding aconitase X, which yields MHLSREEERAHQGELGDSLRKAMEILVALGDIYGADRLIPVRSVQVAGVSFKTIGEAGLEWISDLQGKVAVPAVLNPAGMDLHRWREMGIDESFAKKQLEVVEAYRRLGVSPDCTCTPYQIRPDFARRGDHLAWSESSAVSFANSVIGARTNREGGPSALAAALVGKTPRYGYHLEENRVPTINIAVDADLKPSDYGILGFIVGREVGEGVPQFIFRRRPDIDELKALGAAMAASGSVALYYFEEGGPEAPKGAEEIEVTAADLRAVREENAPDEEVDIVAIGCPHTSERELEELARLLEGKKVERELWICTARGIAERCPRLVEKIEGSGARVLCDTCMVVSPASDRYNKMMVNSGKALAYVPTLCKMKAAYGSAAECVEAATRRG from the coding sequence ATGCATCTATCGCGGGAGGAGGAGCGGGCGCACCAGGGGGAGCTCGGCGATAGCCTCAGGAAGGCGATGGAGATCCTGGTGGCCCTCGGCGACATCTACGGAGCCGATCGGCTGATCCCCGTCAGGTCCGTCCAGGTGGCGGGGGTCTCCTTCAAGACGATCGGCGAGGCGGGGCTGGAGTGGATCTCAGACCTCCAGGGCAAGGTCGCGGTCCCCGCGGTCCTGAACCCCGCGGGGATGGACCTCCACCGTTGGCGGGAGATGGGGATAGACGAGAGTTTCGCAAAAAAGCAGCTCGAGGTCGTGGAGGCCTACCGCCGCCTCGGGGTCTCCCCGGACTGCACCTGCACCCCCTACCAGATCAGGCCCGATTTTGCCCGGAGGGGCGACCACCTCGCCTGGAGCGAGTCCTCCGCCGTCTCCTTCGCGAACTCCGTCATCGGGGCGAGGACGAACCGGGAGGGGGGGCCCTCGGCCCTGGCGGCGGCCCTGGTGGGGAAGACCCCCCGATACGGCTACCACCTGGAGGAGAACCGGGTCCCCACCATCAATATCGCCGTCGATGCCGATCTCAAACCTTCCGACTACGGCATCTTGGGCTTCATCGTCGGAAGAGAGGTGGGCGAGGGGGTTCCGCAGTTCATATTCCGGAGGAGGCCCGATATCGATGAGCTGAAGGCCCTGGGGGCGGCCATGGCGGCGAGCGGCTCCGTCGCCCTCTACTACTTCGAGGAGGGGGGGCCGGAGGCCCCGAAGGGGGCGGAGGAGATCGAGGTCACTGCCGCGGACCTTCGGGCCGTCCGGGAGGAGAACGCCCCCGACGAGGAGGTGGACATCGTCGCCATCGGCTGCCCCCACACCTCGGAGAGGGAGCTGGAGGAGCTCGCCCGCCTCCTGGAGGGGAAAAAGGTGGAACGGGAGCTCTGGATCTGCACCGCCCGGGGGATAGCCGAGAGGTGCCCGCGCCTCGTCGAGAAGATCGAGGGGTCGGGGGCGCGGGTCTTATGCGACACCTGCATGGTCGTCTCTCCCGCCAGCGACCGGTACAATAAGATGATGGTCAACTCAGGAAAGGCCCTAGCCTACGTCCCCACCCTCTGCAAGATGAAGGCAGCCTACGGCAGCGCTGCTGAATGCGTCGAAGCCGCCACCAGGAGGGGCTGA
- the mtrH gene encoding tetrahydromethanopterin S-methyltransferase subunit H, with protein sequence MFRFARDQEVVNVAGVKIGGQPGENPTALCGTIFYQGQRLVEDPVRGRFDEGAAEGLIERQTALSEETGNPAVLHIYARTREAFGRYLDFVDGLWSGPLILDSAEAGTRIAMAEAVSEIGLADRCIYNSIGIATTPQEEEALAHGEVDSAILLGYSPADSTVEGTIRVLAEGGPGRKEGLVDLARRLEINNILIDPGVVPLGDGAGRSLRATVLAKAKFGLPAGSGIHNAVSSWRWLRSKERGTRLVCDAASAGFEILAGGDFVLYGPIERAGEVFPVAAMADILISEAAKDLEVWPAAGHPIGRLI encoded by the coding sequence TTGTTCAGGTTTGCGAGAGATCAAGAGGTGGTGAACGTCGCCGGGGTGAAGATAGGGGGGCAGCCGGGGGAGAACCCGACGGCCCTCTGCGGGACGATATTCTATCAGGGCCAGAGGCTGGTGGAGGACCCGGTCCGGGGGAGGTTCGACGAGGGGGCTGCCGAGGGGCTGATCGAAAGACAGACCGCCCTCTCGGAGGAGACGGGAAACCCCGCCGTTTTGCATATATACGCCAGGACCCGGGAGGCCTTCGGCAGATACCTCGACTTCGTCGACGGCCTCTGGTCCGGCCCGCTGATCCTCGACTCCGCCGAGGCGGGGACGCGGATCGCCATGGCGGAGGCCGTCTCGGAGATCGGCCTCGCTGACAGGTGCATATACAACAGCATCGGCATCGCCACCACCCCCCAGGAGGAGGAGGCCCTGGCCCACGGCGAGGTCGACTCCGCCATCCTCCTCGGCTACAGCCCCGCCGACTCCACCGTCGAGGGGACGATCCGGGTCCTGGCGGAGGGGGGTCCGGGGCGGAAGGAGGGGCTCGTCGACCTCGCCCGCCGCCTCGAGATCAACAACATCCTCATCGACCCCGGCGTCGTCCCCCTGGGGGACGGAGCGGGGAGGTCGCTGCGGGCCACCGTCCTCGCGAAGGCGAAGTTCGGTTTGCCGGCGGGCTCGGGGATCCACAACGCCGTCTCCTCCTGGAGGTGGCTCCGGTCGAAGGAGAGGGGAACGAGGCTCGTCTGCGACGCCGCCTCTGCCGGCTTCGAGATCCTGGCCGGAGGCGACTTCGTACTCTACGGCCCCATCGAGCGGGCAGGGGAGGTCTTCCCGGTGGCGGCGATGGCCGACATCCTCATCTCAGAGGCGGCGAAGGACCTGGAGGTCTGGCCCGCCGCGGGCCACCCCATCGGGAGGCTGATCTGA
- the uvrC gene encoding excinuclease ABC subunit UvrC gives MIDPEPLPHLPGCYLFKDDEGAVIYVGKARDLKKRVASYFQKRELDPKTSALVSAASGLDFIVTKSEVEALLLENALIKKHWPKYNVRLKDSSRYASIHLTDEEFPRIHLSRRRTGGGSYFGPFVSARERDLVLSAVRKTFGLRTCRRLPKRECLRYSMGACSGPCIGKIAPAEYKARVARAEAVLRGRTRELIGSLKEEMAALSERQEFEQAMELRDEIRALESLQDRQQIERDKRYDEDVLSWIVDGDTVYLMLFKVYRGTLEGKEEHVFARTGSFLEEFLVQHYSEETPPEELILGEALDDSLVDFLSHIKGRRVRVTVPKQGEKRKLLDLAEKNVTVRFLGDKKKLLALAEALSLPGPPNVVEVFDVSHLAGSFTVGSMVQFRGGRPDKRGYRRFRVRTVDGIDDFASIGEIVRRRYLRLKEEGGEMPDLIVIDGGKGQLWAATQELRGLGLTIPVISIAKREEEIYVPGRLRPLPIRRDDKAALFVQEMRDEAHRFAITYHRLLKKKAIDA, from the coding sequence ATGATCGACCCTGAACCCCTCCCCCACCTCCCCGGCTGCTACCTCTTCAAGGACGACGAGGGTGCCGTCATCTACGTCGGAAAGGCGCGGGACCTGAAGAAGAGGGTCGCCAGCTACTTCCAGAAGAGGGAGCTCGATCCCAAGACCTCGGCCCTCGTCTCGGCGGCGAGCGGCCTCGACTTCATCGTCACCAAGAGCGAGGTGGAGGCGCTGCTCCTCGAGAACGCCCTCATCAAAAAGCACTGGCCGAAGTACAACGTCCGGCTGAAGGACTCCTCCCGATACGCCTCGATCCACCTCACCGACGAGGAGTTTCCCCGAATCCACCTGTCCCGGAGGCGGACCGGCGGCGGCAGCTACTTCGGCCCCTTCGTCTCCGCGAGGGAGAGGGATCTCGTCCTCTCCGCCGTCCGGAAGACCTTCGGCCTGCGGACCTGCAGGCGGCTTCCGAAGAGGGAATGCCTCCGCTACTCCATGGGAGCCTGCTCCGGCCCCTGCATCGGGAAGATCGCGCCCGCGGAGTACAAGGCGCGGGTGGCGAGGGCCGAGGCGGTCCTGCGCGGGAGGACCCGGGAGCTGATCGGCTCGCTGAAGGAGGAGATGGCGGCCCTCTCGGAGCGGCAGGAGTTCGAGCAGGCGATGGAGCTCCGGGACGAGATCCGGGCCCTGGAGAGCCTCCAGGACCGCCAGCAGATCGAGCGGGACAAGAGGTACGACGAGGACGTCCTGAGCTGGATCGTCGATGGGGATACCGTCTACCTGATGCTCTTCAAGGTCTACCGGGGGACCCTGGAGGGGAAAGAGGAGCACGTCTTCGCCCGGACCGGGAGCTTCCTCGAGGAGTTCCTCGTCCAGCACTACTCCGAGGAAACGCCTCCCGAGGAGCTGATCCTGGGTGAAGCCCTCGACGACTCCCTCGTCGACTTCCTCTCCCACATCAAAGGAAGACGGGTCCGGGTCACCGTCCCCAAGCAGGGGGAGAAGAGGAAGCTCCTCGACCTGGCGGAGAAGAACGTGACCGTCCGGTTCCTCGGCGACAAAAAGAAGCTCCTCGCCCTCGCCGAGGCGCTCTCCCTCCCGGGGCCTCCGAACGTCGTCGAGGTCTTCGACGTCTCCCACCTCGCCGGAAGCTTCACCGTAGGGTCGATGGTCCAGTTCCGGGGCGGAAGGCCTGACAAGAGGGGGTACCGCCGCTTCAGGGTGAGGACCGTCGACGGGATCGACGACTTCGCCTCCATCGGCGAGATCGTCAGGAGGCGCTACCTCCGGCTGAAGGAGGAGGGGGGGGAGATGCCGGACCTGATCGTCATCGACGGCGGGAAGGGGCAGCTCTGGGCAGCCACTCAGGAGCTGCGGGGGCTCGGCCTCACCATACCCGTCATCTCCATCGCGAAGCGCGAGGAAGAGATATACGTCCCCGGCCGCCTCCGGCCTCTTCCGATCAGGAGGGACGATAAGGCCGCCCTCTTCGTCCAGGAGATGAGGGACGAGGCCCATCGTTTTGCCATCACCTATCATCGACTGCTGAAGAAGAAGGCGATCGACGCCTAG
- a CDS encoding type II toxin-antitoxin system HicB family antitoxin, which translates to MDRVSTIIRGFRNPLKVSDQDLRCKNGGCMKNYRFSVVIEKDKSGYFALCSELQGCYTQGEAYEEALENVEDAISLHVKDILEDGEA; encoded by the coding sequence GTGGATCGCGTCTCCACCATCATCAGGGGTTTTCGAAATCCTCTTAAGGTATCAGATCAGGATCTGAGGTGCAAAAATGGTGGATGCATGAAGAATTATCGCTTCTCCGTGGTGATCGAGAAGGACAAGTCCGGGTACTTCGCCTTATGTTCCGAGCTTCAGGGCTGCTACACTCAGGGAGAAGCTTACGAAGAGGCCCTGGAGAACGTGGAGGACGCTATATCGCTGCACGTGAAGGATATCCTTGAAGACGGAGAAGCTTGA
- a CDS encoding AbrB/MazE/SpoVT family DNA-binding domain-containing protein — protein MPFTRVDNKGRVVLPNELRRKLDINSGDEFAVEVLAPDSVILKKVDLRSLVEEMIEKAKTVDLEKLEAEIEEEANKLARQKYKVLD, from the coding sequence ATGCCGTTCACCAGAGTCGACAACAAAGGGAGGGTGGTTCTTCCCAATGAGCTGCGGCGGAAGCTCGACATTAATTCTGGCGACGAGTTTGCCGTGGAGGTGTTGGCGCCTGATTCGGTCATCTTGAAAAAGGTAGATCTGAGGTCGCTCGTGGAAGAGATGATCGAGAAGGCCAAGACTGTGGATCTGGAGAAGCTCGAAGCAGAGATCGAGGAAGAGGCAAATAAGCTAGCCAGGCAGAAGTACAAGGTTCTTGATTGA
- a CDS encoding PIN domain-containing protein, protein MIDTNLFIAAVKGRRTRSTELLLALLDGPIELVADDILISEYARYARRFEADPFLEILLKKVVVIEQSIEDVLKCKPFFPPDEGGDIVHAATCLHAKAILITNDTHFNRIRDEGLIEVWSISEAILMLLDRGCDPG, encoded by the coding sequence TTGATTGACACCAACCTTTTCATAGCTGCGGTCAAGGGCAGAAGGACGAGGAGCACCGAGCTTTTGCTAGCGCTCCTCGATGGGCCTATAGAGCTGGTGGCAGATGATATCCTGATATCGGAGTATGCCAGATACGCCAGAAGGTTCGAGGCCGATCCATTCCTTGAAATTCTCCTGAAGAAAGTAGTCGTAATCGAGCAATCTATTGAAGACGTTTTGAAGTGCAAACCATTCTTCCCTCCTGATGAGGGCGGAGATATCGTTCATGCCGCAACCTGCCTTCACGCGAAGGCGATTCTGATAACAAACGACACCCACTTCAATCGGATAAGAGATGAAGGGCTGATAGAGGTGTGGAGCATCTCCGAGGCGATTCTGATGCTACTTGATCGGGGCTGTGATCCGGGCTGA
- a CDS encoding type II toxin-antitoxin system VapC family toxin: protein MESLIFVDSNIWCYYFDRSAVEHDLVSERLEDALESGVAINTVVAMEVAHYLIRNLGPSGKTKMDVLLSYPMEIVDFDQYIARRSIEYLARLSHTGIGGRDATILASMEELGIEKLMTHDQAFKRIDFIEVVDPVV, encoded by the coding sequence ATGGAAAGCCTGATCTTCGTCGACTCCAACATCTGGTGCTACTACTTCGACCGATCCGCCGTAGAGCATGATCTCGTCTCGGAGAGGTTGGAAGACGCCCTCGAAAGCGGAGTGGCCATAAATACTGTGGTGGCGATGGAGGTGGCCCATTACCTCATAAGGAACCTGGGACCTTCTGGGAAGACGAAGATGGACGTCCTCCTATCCTACCCTATGGAGATCGTCGACTTCGATCAATATATAGCCAGAAGATCAATAGAATATCTGGCAAGGCTCTCGCATACTGGAATTGGCGGTCGAGACGCCACAATATTAGCCTCGATGGAAGAGCTGGGGATCGAGAAGCTCATGACCCACGATCAAGCCTTCAAGAGGATAGATTTCATCGAGGTAGTCGATCCGGTAGTATAG
- a CDS encoding AbrB/MazE/SpoVT family DNA-binding domain-containing protein has product MMRARLEGDKLSIPEAIIQKAGLKDGDEVEVGLEGGKVVVKPLKPLVSLAKFKLELRGCVESSKVDPLEAKRIWKA; this is encoded by the coding sequence ATGATGAGAGCCAGACTTGAAGGCGATAAGCTTTCGATCCCCGAAGCGATCATACAAAAAGCGGGGCTGAAGGACGGCGATGAGGTGGAGGTTGGGCTGGAAGGCGGAAAAGTCGTGGTCAAGCCTCTGAAGCCTTTAGTCAGCTTAGCCAAATTCAAGCTGGAGCTGAGAGGCTGCGTCGAGAGCTCAAAGGTCGATCCCCTCGAGGCGAAGAGGATATGGAAAGCCTGA
- a CDS encoding NAD(P)H-dependent oxidoreductase — protein sequence MRVSVILGHPEPGSFNFAIAEAAVEALTQNGHGVSFHDLYAERFDPILPGPEIPKGAALDPAIKSHCDEIAAADGIVIVHPNWWGQPPAILKGWVDRVIRPGVAYEFVEGDGGEGVPVGLLRARCALVFNTSNTPEEREREAFGDPLETLWKRCIFGLCGVNDVRRRTFSVVVTSTPEERRGWLAEVRETVGARFPAES from the coding sequence ATGAGAGTATCCGTCATCCTCGGCCACCCCGAACCCGGAAGCTTCAACTTCGCCATAGCGGAGGCGGCGGTGGAGGCGCTGACCCAAAACGGCCACGGCGTCTCCTTCCACGACCTCTACGCCGAGAGGTTCGATCCCATCCTCCCCGGCCCCGAGATCCCGAAGGGCGCCGCCCTCGATCCCGCCATAAAGAGCCACTGCGACGAGATCGCCGCCGCCGACGGGATCGTCATCGTTCACCCCAACTGGTGGGGGCAGCCTCCGGCTATCCTCAAGGGGTGGGTCGATCGAGTCATACGGCCCGGCGTCGCCTACGAGTTCGTCGAGGGGGACGGCGGCGAGGGGGTCCCGGTCGGCCTTCTGCGGGCGAGGTGCGCCCTCGTCTTCAACACCTCCAACACCCCGGAGGAGCGGGAGCGAGAGGCCTTCGGCGACCCCCTGGAGACGCTCTGGAAGAGGTGCATCTTCGGGCTCTGCGGCGTCAACGACGTCCGCAGGAGGACGTTTTCCGTGGTGGTGACCAGCACGCCGGAGGAGAGGCGGGGGTGGCTTGCGGAGGTGCGGGAGACTGTGGGCGCGAGGTTTCCGGCGGAGAGCTGA
- a CDS encoding HEAT repeat domain-containing protein produces the protein MAEAKKEKKVAAEKAKKEKPKAVPLGETEAIDALAGPQVPENLPDASWPVEKLAEVVSKEGNMLVRANAVNALAKKGGAEVVEPLVSALKDPEDVVKANAMVGLAGLGRELVQDRMAELLADREANEEIRGGAAWVLGEMMDEKSLKHLKKASEEDESPFVRVHAKASILAYETAKAPEKKEIK, from the coding sequence ATGGCAGAAGCGAAGAAGGAGAAGAAGGTGGCAGCAGAGAAGGCGAAGAAGGAGAAGCCTAAGGCCGTCCCCCTCGGCGAGACGGAGGCAATCGATGCCCTGGCGGGCCCCCAGGTCCCCGAGAACCTCCCCGACGCCTCCTGGCCGGTCGAGAAGCTCGCCGAGGTCGTATCCAAGGAGGGGAACATGCTCGTGAGGGCGAACGCCGTAAACGCCCTCGCCAAGAAGGGGGGGGCGGAGGTCGTGGAGCCCCTCGTCTCCGCCCTCAAGGACCCCGAGGACGTCGTCAAGGCCAACGCCATGGTGGGGCTTGCGGGCCTGGGCCGAGAGCTCGTCCAGGATAGGATGGCGGAGCTCCTCGCCGACAGAGAGGCAAACGAGGAGATCCGGGGCGGAGCCGCCTGGGTCCTGGGAGAGATGATGGACGAGAAGTCCCTGAAGCACCTGAAGAAGGCGTCGGAGGAGGACGAGAGCCCCTTCGTCCGGGTCCACGCCAAGGCCTCGATCCTCGCCTACGAGACGGCGAAGGCTCCTGAGAAGAAGGAGATTAAGTAA
- a CDS encoding indolepyruvate oxidoreductase subunit beta, which produces MRTSECDVVVVGVGGQGVILISEIIGRAALREGLSVRGVETHGMAQRGGSVINHIRVGCRYSAMISPGGADVLLAMEPAEALRYAHYLSPEGVALVNTRPVLPVTVTTGEASYPAVEEILAPLRRVASRVRAIDATALAAEAGSPQATNVVMLGALARHLPMEEATLLEALTETVPAKYIEINRKAFELGKIEVE; this is translated from the coding sequence ATGAGGACATCGGAGTGCGACGTCGTGGTGGTCGGGGTCGGAGGCCAGGGGGTGATCCTGATATCCGAGATCATCGGCAGGGCCGCCCTGAGGGAGGGGCTCTCGGTCCGGGGGGTCGAGACCCACGGTATGGCCCAGCGGGGAGGGAGCGTCATAAACCACATCAGGGTCGGCTGCCGCTACAGCGCCATGATATCCCCGGGGGGCGCCGACGTCCTCCTGGCCATGGAGCCGGCAGAAGCCTTGAGGTATGCCCACTACCTCTCCCCGGAGGGGGTGGCCCTCGTCAATACGAGGCCCGTCCTCCCCGTCACCGTCACCACCGGGGAGGCGAGCTACCCCGCCGTCGAGGAGATCCTAGCACCCCTCCGGAGGGTCGCCTCGAGGGTCAGGGCCATCGACGCCACGGCCCTGGCGGCCGAGGCGGGAAGCCCCCAGGCGACGAACGTGGTGATGCTGGGGGCCCTGGCGAGGCACCTTCCCATGGAGGAGGCGACCCTCCTGGAGGCGCTGACGGAGACCGTCCCCGCGAAGTATATTGAGATCAACAGGAAGGCCTTCGAACTTGGAAAAATTGAAGTAGAATAG
- the iorA gene encoding indolepyruvate ferredoxin oxidoreductase subunit alpha, whose protein sequence is MREYLLGNVAIAKGILEAGAGVVSGYPGTPSSEIVDYLAPLAKELGIHVEWSVNEKVAMEVAIGASWTGARSAVTMKHVGLNVAADPFMTLAYLGVGGGFVACVADDPYCHSSQNEQDSRRYAQFARVPCLDPADPQEARDMTLRAFDLSEEFGVPVMLRPTTRVSHARADVEVGPPGERRAELSFDKDPARRVALPAHARPLHVELLDKQPGIEAALAGEAWNRAQMRSEVGVIASGIAGLYAEEAIAGMEADLSLLRIGTYPLPRKVVGDFLEKVDRVLVVEEMDPVVEEFVEMVAKERNPDVQILGKRSGDVPSVGELNPLTIGNAIAGMVGLRRREAPALAPEALSILPPRPPALCPGCGHRAAYHAMIKAFGKDAIFPNDIGCYTMGVGMGTVDTCLCMGASITVGAGIRFGGEERPICAVLGDSTFLHAGLPGLLNAAYNGARMTVAILDNSITAMTGHQPHPGSGATAAGDPSPPLSLEEICRSLGAGFVETADPYDLEATISTFERARDHPGLSVVVARRPCVISAIRAGVRRPRLAVDSEKCGGCQVCVRFGCPAIEFDGKVARINALCTGCGVCAAICPAGAVEVVR, encoded by the coding sequence TTGAGAGAATATCTGCTGGGAAACGTCGCCATCGCCAAGGGCATCCTGGAGGCGGGGGCCGGGGTCGTCTCCGGCTACCCCGGGACCCCCTCCTCCGAGATCGTGGACTACCTCGCCCCCCTCGCCAAGGAGCTGGGTATCCACGTCGAATGGTCTGTGAACGAGAAGGTGGCCATGGAGGTGGCGATCGGCGCCTCCTGGACCGGTGCCCGATCTGCCGTCACCATGAAGCACGTCGGCCTCAACGTCGCCGCAGACCCCTTCATGACCCTAGCCTACCTAGGGGTCGGCGGCGGGTTTGTCGCCTGCGTCGCCGACGACCCCTACTGCCACTCCTCCCAGAACGAACAGGACTCTCGCCGATACGCCCAGTTCGCCCGGGTCCCCTGCCTCGACCCCGCCGACCCCCAGGAGGCGAGGGATATGACCCTCCGGGCCTTCGACCTCTCGGAGGAGTTCGGGGTCCCCGTGATGCTGAGGCCGACGACGAGGGTCTCCCACGCCAGGGCCGACGTGGAGGTGGGCCCACCGGGGGAGAGGAGGGCCGAGCTGAGCTTCGATAAGGACCCAGCGAGGAGGGTCGCCCTCCCCGCCCACGCGCGACCGCTGCACGTCGAGCTCCTCGACAAGCAGCCGGGGATCGAGGCTGCCCTCGCCGGGGAGGCCTGGAACAGGGCACAGATGAGAAGCGAGGTCGGAGTCATAGCCTCGGGGATCGCGGGGCTATACGCCGAGGAGGCGATCGCTGGAATGGAGGCGGACCTCTCCCTCCTGAGGATAGGGACCTACCCCCTCCCGAGGAAGGTCGTCGGAGACTTTCTGGAGAAGGTCGACCGGGTCCTGGTCGTCGAGGAGATGGACCCGGTCGTCGAGGAGTTCGTCGAGATGGTGGCCAAGGAGAGGAACCCCGACGTCCAGATCCTGGGGAAGAGGTCGGGGGACGTTCCGAGCGTCGGCGAGCTCAACCCCCTCACCATCGGAAACGCCATCGCCGGGATGGTAGGCCTCCGGCGGAGGGAGGCGCCGGCCCTCGCCCCCGAGGCCCTCTCGATCCTCCCCCCGAGGCCCCCGGCTCTATGTCCAGGATGCGGCCACCGGGCCGCCTACCACGCCATGATCAAGGCCTTCGGTAAGGATGCAATCTTTCCAAACGACATCGGCTGCTACACCATGGGGGTCGGGATGGGGACCGTCGACACCTGCCTCTGCATGGGGGCGAGCATCACCGTCGGCGCGGGGATCAGGTTCGGGGGCGAGGAGAGGCCGATATGCGCCGTCCTCGGCGACTCCACCTTCCTCCACGCGGGGCTTCCGGGGCTCCTCAACGCCGCCTACAACGGGGCTCGGATGACGGTCGCGATCCTCGACAACTCCATCACCGCCATGACCGGCCACCAGCCCCATCCCGGCTCGGGGGCTACGGCCGCCGGCGACCCCTCGCCCCCCCTCTCCCTGGAGGAGATCTGCCGCTCTCTCGGCGCTGGCTTCGTCGAGACCGCCGACCCCTACGACCTTGAGGCCACCATCTCGACCTTCGAGAGGGCGAGGGACCATCCCGGCCTCTCGGTGGTGGTGGCAAGGAGGCCCTGCGTCATCAGCGCCATCAGGGCGGGAGTCCGGCGGCCTCGGCTCGCCGTCGACAGCGAGAAGTGCGGCGGCTGCCAGGTCTGCGTCAGGTTCGGCTGCCCCGCCATCGAGTTCGACGGAAAGGTCGCGAGGATCAACGCCCTCTGCACCGGCTGCGGGGTCTGCGCCGCGATATGCCCCGCCGGGGCGGTGGAGGTGGTGAGATGA
- the budA gene encoding acetolactate decarboxylase — MRFNSLISASALLMAALAVTSGAAAGASSSHPTIDQDREVLFQVSTIDALLLAVYDGVLSVGVLKEKGDFGIGTFDKLEGEMILLDGICYQVKEDGFAYVVSDDLTTPFASVTFFDHDETVLIEEAANLTELVGILEASLPSKNVFYAIRIDGTFPYVRTRSVPAQERPYPLLVDVTANQTVFEFENASGTIVGFWTPQFAAGINVPGSHLHFITDDRKAGGHILDLRVDGVEVALDVTASILMALPAEGDFFDLDLTGDLSGYLEKVEK, encoded by the coding sequence ATGAGATTCAATTCTCTGATATCAGCCTCTGCCCTCCTCATGGCGGCCCTAGCCGTCACCTCGGGGGCAGCCGCCGGGGCGAGCTCGTCGCACCCGACGATAGACCAGGACCGGGAGGTCCTCTTTCAGGTCTCGACGATCGACGCCCTCCTCCTGGCCGTCTACGACGGCGTCCTCTCCGTGGGCGTACTGAAGGAGAAGGGCGACTTCGGCATAGGGACCTTCGATAAGCTGGAAGGGGAGATGATCCTCCTCGACGGCATATGCTACCAGGTCAAGGAGGACGGATTCGCTTACGTCGTATCCGACGATCTGACGACCCCCTTCGCCTCCGTCACCTTCTTCGACCATGACGAGACGGTCCTGATCGAGGAGGCGGCAAACCTGACGGAGCTGGTAGGAATCCTGGAGGCCTCCCTCCCGTCGAAGAACGTCTTCTACGCCATCAGGATCGATGGGACCTTCCCCTACGTCAGGACGAGGTCCGTCCCCGCACAGGAGAGGCCCTACCCCCTCCTCGTCGACGTCACCGCCAACCAGACGGTCTTCGAGTTTGAGAACGCCTCCGGGACCATCGTCGGGTTCTGGACCCCCCAGTTCGCGGCGGGGATAAACGTCCCCGGAAGCCACCTCCACTTCATCACCGATGATCGGAAGGCTGGGGGCCACATCCTCGACCTGCGGGTCGATGGCGTCGAAGTGGCCCTGGACGTGACGGCCAGCATATTGATGGCCCTCCCCGCAGAAGGAGACTTCTTCGATCTCGACCTCACCGGCGACCTCTCGGGGTACCTGGAGAAGGTGGAGAAGTAG